In the genome of Geotrypetes seraphini chromosome 16, aGeoSer1.1, whole genome shotgun sequence, one region contains:
- the LOC117349697 gene encoding olfactory receptor 11G2-like, with product MRGENQTEVKEFILYGLTINGASQSALFALFLVIYFLILIGNISIITLVWCNTSLQKPMYIFLGNLSFLEIWYTTTTVPKMLSGLLSEINSISFKDCFTQFYFFFSCGATEHFLLAIMGYDRYLAICHPLRYNILMSNNKCCVFAASCWTVGFLWSLFPIIEISKLSFCGPNKINHFLCDPGPLMELNCERDYSTEAAITVYIALLIFTTSSITFISYAFIIRTILRIPSSSGRHKAFSTCASHLMVVSILFGCVMYMYIRPSGNHPFPIDKVVAVFYTVVTPLLNPIIYTLRNKEVLQVVKKMMRS from the coding sequence ATGCGAGGAGAAAACCAAACGGAAGTGAAAGAATTTATTCTTTATGGGCTCACCATCAATGGGGCATCACAGTCTGCTCTATTTGCACTATTCCTAGTGATCTACTTTCTCATACTGATTGGAAATATATCAATCATCACTTTGGTGTGGTGCAACACTTCCCTCCAGAAACCTATGTACATTTTCCTTGGCAACCTGTCTTTTCTCGAAATCTGGTACACAACTACTACTGTCCCCAAAATGCTTTCTGGCTTACTATCTGAGATTAACTCTATTTCCTTCAAAGATTGCTTTACACAGTTCTATTTCTTCTTCAGCTGTGGTGCAACTGAGCATTTTCTTCTCGCAATCATGGGTTACGACCGATATCTAGCCATTTGTCATCCTCTCCGCTACAATATCTTAATGAGCAATAACAAATGTTGTGTCTTTGCTGCTTCTTGCTGGACTGTTGGGTTCCTCTGGTCCTTGTTTCCTATAATAGAGATATCAAAGTTGTCATTCTGTGGTCCAAATAAGATTAATCATTTCCTCTGTGATCCAGGGCCTCTCATGGAACTCAATTGCGAGAGGGACTATTCAACAGAAGCGGCTATTACTGTATATATTGCTCTACTGATATTTACTACTTCTTCCATTACTTTCATCTCATATGCTTTCATTATTCGAACTATTTTAAGAATCCCATCCTCATCTGGACGCCAtaaggccttctctacttgtgcCTCCCACCTCATGGTGGTGTCCATTCTTTTTGGATGTGTTATGTATATGTATATTAGACCTTCAGGGAATCATCCATTTCCCATAGATAAGGTAGTAGCTGTGTTCTATACAGTTGTGACTCCTCTGTTGAATCCAATAATATACACCCTAAGGAACAAGGAGGTCCTGCAGGTAGTAAAGAAGATGATGAGATCCTAA